The Pseudophryne corroboree isolate aPseCor3 chromosome 2, aPseCor3.hap2, whole genome shotgun sequence genome has a segment encoding these proteins:
- the LOC135033639 gene encoding gap junction beta-3 protein-like isoform X2, protein MDWKTFQGLLSGVNKYSTAFGRIWLSVVFVFRVLVYVVAAEKVWGDEQKDFDCNTRQPGCTNVCYDHYFPISHIRLWALQLIFVTCPSLLVIMHVAYREDREKKNRLKNGEQCSKLYSNTGKKHGGLWWTYLLSLFFKTGIEITFLYILHTMWDSFDLPRLVKCTNVDPCPNIVDCYIARPTEKKVFTYFMVAASAICIILSICEIFYLIFKRFTNCFNKYKKSNKHSVTYSKASTCQCHIRLETIEKKPINKTVDSLRASAPNLTNL, encoded by the coding sequence ATGGACTGGAAGACATTCCAAGGTCTACTGAGTGGAGTGAATAAGTATTCAACAGCATTTGGACGCATTTGGCTATCAGTGGTATTTGTATTCCGAGTTCTTGTGTATGTGGTTGCAGCAGAGAAAGTATGGGGAGATGAACAAAAAGACTTTGATTGCAACACCCGTCAACCAGGCTGCACCAATGTCTGCTATGACCATTACTTTCCTATTTCTCATATCCGACTTTGGGCTTTACAGCTAATATTTGTTACATGCCCATCACTCTTGGTAATTATGCATGTAGCTTACAGAGAAGATCGAGAAAAAAAGAACCGGTTAAAAAATGGAGAGCAGTGTTCTAAATTATACTCAAACACAGGCAAAAAACATGGTGGTCTCTGGTGGACCTACCTTTTAAGCCTGTTCTTCAAAACCGGCATTGAAATCACCTTCCTATATATACTTCATACAATGTGGGACAGCTTTGATCTTCCACGACTTGTTAAGTGTACGAATGTGGACCCCTGTCCCAACATTGTAGATTGCTACATTGCACGGCCAACTGAGAAGAAAGTGTTTACATATTTTATGGTAGCAGCCTCTGCCATCTgcattattctcagtatctgtgaaATATTTTACCTTATCTTTAAGAGGTTTACCAATTGTTTTAACAAGTATAAAAAATCCAACAAACACTCAGTAACCTACAGCAAAGCatcaacctgccagtgtcacatccGGTTAGAGACAATAGAGAAAAAACCAATTAACAAAACAGTTGACTCTCTAAGAGCTTCTGCACCAAATTTGACAAATTTGTAA
- the LOC135033639 gene encoding gap junction beta-3 protein-like isoform X1, translating to MGVAIMDWKTFQGLLSGVNKYSTAFGRIWLSVVFVFRVLVYVVAAEKVWGDEQKDFDCNTRQPGCTNVCYDHYFPISHIRLWALQLIFVTCPSLLVIMHVAYREDREKKNRLKNGEQCSKLYSNTGKKHGGLWWTYLLSLFFKTGIEITFLYILHTMWDSFDLPRLVKCTNVDPCPNIVDCYIARPTEKKVFTYFMVAASAICIILSICEIFYLIFKRFTNCFNKYKKSNKHSVTYSKASTCQCHIRLETIEKKPINKTVDSLRASAPNLTNL from the coding sequence GTTGCCATAATGGACTGGAAGACATTCCAAGGTCTACTGAGTGGAGTGAATAAGTATTCAACAGCATTTGGACGCATTTGGCTATCAGTGGTATTTGTATTCCGAGTTCTTGTGTATGTGGTTGCAGCAGAGAAAGTATGGGGAGATGAACAAAAAGACTTTGATTGCAACACCCGTCAACCAGGCTGCACCAATGTCTGCTATGACCATTACTTTCCTATTTCTCATATCCGACTTTGGGCTTTACAGCTAATATTTGTTACATGCCCATCACTCTTGGTAATTATGCATGTAGCTTACAGAGAAGATCGAGAAAAAAAGAACCGGTTAAAAAATGGAGAGCAGTGTTCTAAATTATACTCAAACACAGGCAAAAAACATGGTGGTCTCTGGTGGACCTACCTTTTAAGCCTGTTCTTCAAAACCGGCATTGAAATCACCTTCCTATATATACTTCATACAATGTGGGACAGCTTTGATCTTCCACGACTTGTTAAGTGTACGAATGTGGACCCCTGTCCCAACATTGTAGATTGCTACATTGCACGGCCAACTGAGAAGAAAGTGTTTACATATTTTATGGTAGCAGCCTCTGCCATCTgcattattctcagtatctgtgaaATATTTTACCTTATCTTTAAGAGGTTTACCAATTGTTTTAACAAGTATAAAAAATCCAACAAACACTCAGTAACCTACAGCAAAGCatcaacctgccagtgtcacatccGGTTAGAGACAATAGAGAAAAAACCAATTAACAAAACAGTTGACTCTCTAAGAGCTTCTGCACCAAATTTGACAAATTTGTAA